Below is a window of Limimonas halophila DNA.
TTCATCCTTGGCAAGCGTGGCGGCCTCGCTGACCGTACCCATGGCGGCCTGCGGCACCTCGGCCCGGTCGAAGCCGAAGAGCACGGTGAAGCGCTGCGGCTCCATTTCGGGCTCCTGCTGCTCGGGCTCGGGGGCGGGCTCGGCTTCGACCTGCTGCTCGGGCTCCGGCTCCGGCTCGGGTTCCGGCTCCGGCTCCAGGGCCGCGCGCGTCTCTTTCATCGCCGTGCGGAACTGCTCGCGGCAGCGGGCGATGTGCTCGGGCTGATGGCCTTCCTCAAGCTGCTCCAGCCAGCAGTCGTAGCCGGCCTGGGCGCGGGCCGCCGGGCGGGGCGCCATGCCGCGCGCGCCGTCGTTGAAGACGGCCATGAGGTTGCTGCGCGCTTGGTTGAGCTCGTCCGTGCGATCCGCCGGCAGGTCGCGTTCGGCAACCTGCGTCGGAGCGACGGCCTCACCCTTGGCGGCGGTCAGGCTTTTCCGTGCGTAGCTGTCGGCGTCACGCCAGTCGGCCATTTCGTCGGCTTCGTAGACGGTGAGCTTGCGGTACTCCTCGGCAAGCGCCCCGCTGAAGCTGGCGCGGTCGGGCGAAACGCCCCGCGCCCGGTCCACGTTCTGGCCCGTCACGCAGCCACTGACGGCCACGGCGGCGACCGCCAGGGCCAAATACATTGTCGTCTTCATGGGAACCTCCCGGTTGCGAACGGACGCGCACACGACACGCCTTGTGTATTCGGCGCAGTATGTGTCCGCTCGTGCGGCGGGAACATCCCACAAATGTGATGACGTGCGACGCCAACGTGGCGAGGCTTTGGCACAACCTGCCAAGCCGCGTGAGCGTCGGTGTGCTGCATCTACTCCGCCTGGGAGGTGTTCAGCAGCTCGCGGTGTTCCTGCACGAACTTGCGCAGCACCGCGCGCAGGCGCTCGGCCTTCTCGTGGTGACCGGCCGCGCGCGCGGCTTCGATATCGTCCAGGATGATGCGGTGCAACGCCGGGGTGCCGCCCTCGGTGTGGCACAGATAGTAGCCGTATTCGGCGGCGCAGATCTGCGGGATGTGCTCGTGTTCGGCGATGGCGGCGATTTCGTCCTCGCTCAACTCGGACAGCTCGAACACGTCGTTGATCGTGAGCATCGCCCGTCCCCGCGCTTCCGCGCCGGCGCACAGCGCGCCAGCTTCGCCATCCACTCGAAGAGTCCGTCATGCGCGCGCTCGGCCGCAATCCCCCGAATGGCGAAATTTGCCTCGGTTGGCTGGACGTTCAGCCGGGTCTCAGGCCGTGCGCGCGCAGGATCTCCGTGCGGGTGCCGTCCGCCCGCATCCGGGTCAGGGCGGCATTGAAGCGCCGGACGATTTCCGCATGGTCGGGAATCTTGCGGCTGACGACCAGATGCATGGGGTCTTTGGCGAGCGCGCGCTCGGTCAGGCTCAGGGTGCGGCCGAATGTCGGCAGCTCGGTGTTGATGGTGTGCTGGACCACCAGCGCGTCGCCGATCGCCAGATCGAAGCGCCCGCGCGCGGTGAGCACCAGTGCCCGGCGCAGGGTTTCCACGGGGTGGCGGTGGAAGGACTCCGCCTGAAGGAAGGGTTTCGGATAGCTGTAGTCGCGGACCGTGCCCACGAGCTTGCCGCGCAGATCGGCCAGGCGCTGGTAGGTGAACCCGGAGCCCGCCGGCTTGACGAAGACGAGGCGGTTGGTGGCCAGTACGCCGGCGTAGGCAAAGAATTCGGTCCGGTGCTCACGGTGCCAGACGTTGGCCAGGGCGTCGTAGTGCCCGCGCTTGGTCATCGCCAGCGCGCGGGACCACGGCATCACCGTGATCTCGGGATCGTAGCCCGCGCGTTGGAACGCCGCCCGGACGATGTGTGTGGACGCGCCCCGATGCGGCAGGTTTTCCCCGGAGTAGGGCGGATAGTCGCTCAGCGTGGCGACCGTAACCGTGCCGTGGGGCGCTTCCCCCGCGCATGCCGCCCCGGCCGGCGCAAGCAGCGCCAGCAGCGCGATGACGCGTGCGGCAAGGCGGCGGCCCGTGCCCATGTCAGCCTCACGGTCGTGAACATTGGGACCGGGTCACCCGACCGATCCGATCGCAACGCGATCATCCCAGAAGACCAAATACATCATAAAATTTGCTTTAAGATTGTCCGAACTGTCCGCTCGCGCGGGGCCGCGATCAAACGCGCCCTGACAACGCGCTAAGCTCCCGCTGAGATCGCCGACCGTCATCCCGCAGAGGGTGAAGATAGCCGCTCGGAACCGCGTACGGACGCGATAAAACGCGCCCTGACAACGCGCGAAGCTCCCGCTGAGACCGCCGACCGTCATCCCGCAGAGGGTGAAGATAGCCGCTCGGAACCGCGTACGGACGCGATAAAACACGCCCTGACAACGCCCTAAGCTCCCGCTGAGACCGCCGACCGTCATCCCGCAGAGGGTGAAGATACCGCTCAGAACCGCGTACAGATGCGATAAAACACGCTCGTGTTTTTTAGAACATGGTTTCGAGGACACGGTCGGGCGGGGCGTGGCCGTCGACGAAGGTTTTGGCGTTGATGATGACCTTTTCGCCCATGGCGACGCGGCCCTCGATCGTGGCCGAGCCGATGTGCGGCAGCAGGACGGCGTTGTCGAGCGCGCGCAGGCGCGGGTTGATCTCCGGCTCGTGCTCGTAGACGTCCAGCCCGGCACCGGCGATTTCACCGTTTTCAAGGTGGTCGGCCAGGGCGGTTTCGTCCACGACCTCACCGCGCGAGGTGTTCACGAGCACGGCGTGGGGCTGGAGGAGCGCCAGCCGGCGCGCGTTGAGGAGGTGGTAGGTCGCCGGCGTGTGGGGGCAGTTGACCGAGATGATGTCCATGCGGGACAGCATCTGGTCCAGGCTCTCCCAGTAAACGGCCTCCAGCTCGTCCTCGATCTCCTCGGGCACGCGGGTGCGGTTGTGGTAGTGGATCGCCAGCCCGAAGCCACGGGCGCGCTGGGCGAGGGCCTGACCGATGCGGCCCATGCCGATGATGCCGAGCCGCTTCCCCCACAGGCGTTGGCCCAGCATGTTCGTGGGGCTCCAGCCGCCCCAGTCGCCGGAGCGGGCGAGGCGCTCGCCTTCCGTGATGCGGCGCGCGACGGCGAGGACGAGGGCCATGGTCATGTCGGCCGTGTCCTCGGTGAGGACGCCGGGGGTGTTCGTCACCGTGATGCCGCGCTCGTGCGCGGCCTTGAGGTCGATGTTGTCGACGCCCGTGCCGAAGTTGGCGATCAGGCCGAGGTTGGGGCCGGCCTGCGCGATCAGCTCGGCGTCGATGCGGTCGGTGACCGTGGGCACGAGGACGTCGGCCTGCTGCACGGCCTCGATCAGGTCGGCGCGCGACATGGGATGGTCGTCCACGTTCAGCCGCGCGTCGAACAGCTCCATCATGCGGGTTTCGATGATGTCGGGCAGGCGGCGCGTGACGATAACGACCGGCTTTTTGCTCCGGGCCATGGTGGTGGTCCTTCGCTTGGACGGTTGGGATCGGCACCGGGGCGCGCTGTCTACTGCGCGGATAGCACCCGCCCACGTCCGTGTCCACCCGAGCTGTCGGCAGCCCAACCGTCTTCGGGGGCGCCGCGGCGAGCGAGCATGTCGATGCAGGGGCCTCGGCTCGG
It encodes the following:
- a CDS encoding OmpA family protein; amino-acid sequence: MKTTMYLALAVAAVAVSGCVTGQNVDRARGVSPDRASFSGALAEEYRKLTVYEADEMADWRDADSYARKSLTAAKGEAVAPTQVAERDLPADRTDELNQARSNLMAVFNDGARGMAPRPAARAQAGYDCWLEQLEEGHQPEHIARCREQFRTAMKETRAALEPEPEPEPEPEPEQQVEAEPAPEPEQQEPEMEPQRFTVLFGFDRAEVPQAAMGTVSEAATLAKDEQELELAVTGHADRAGRADYNRELSLERAQNVTAVLTEMGVAENRISVAARGESDPAVATGDGVRKRENRRVVIVVR
- a CDS encoding substrate-binding periplasmic protein encodes the protein MGTGRRLAARVIALLALLAPAGAACAGEAPHGTVTVATLSDYPPYSGENLPHRGASTHIVRAAFQRAGYDPEITVMPWSRALAMTKRGHYDALANVWHREHRTEFFAYAGVLATNRLVFVKPAGSGFTYQRLADLRGKLVGTVRDYSYPKPFLQAESFHRHPVETLRRALVLTARGRFDLAIGDALVVQHTINTELPTFGRTLSLTERALAKDPMHLVVSRKIPDHAEIVRRFNAALTRMRADGTRTEILRAHGLRPG
- a CDS encoding 2-hydroxyacid dehydrogenase — translated: MARSKKPVVIVTRRLPDIIETRMMELFDARLNVDDHPMSRADLIEAVQQADVLVPTVTDRIDAELIAQAGPNLGLIANFGTGVDNIDLKAAHERGITVTNTPGVLTEDTADMTMALVLAVARRITEGERLARSGDWGGWSPTNMLGQRLWGKRLGIIGMGRIGQALAQRARGFGLAIHYHNRTRVPEEIEDELEAVYWESLDQMLSRMDIISVNCPHTPATYHLLNARRLALLQPHAVLVNTSRGEVVDETALADHLENGEIAGAGLDVYEHEPEINPRLRALDNAVLLPHIGSATIEGRVAMGEKVIINAKTFVDGHAPPDRVLETMF